In the Osmerus eperlanus chromosome 27, fOsmEpe2.1, whole genome shotgun sequence genome, one interval contains:
- the havcr1 gene encoding hepatitis A virus cellular receptor 1 codes for MRIIYSAAWLVIYLLTVSECGTLVVGVEGQNVTLPCRYDASYHGVLHMCWGRGALPSSGCDDQILSSDGTAVTRTSRYLLSGDLKQGDISLTILNTTERDAGLYGCRVEIPGWFNDLKSEVRLTVEKTFLPTTTRIPDHVTVTPANHSQGHMTANSTESQDVSTTHSSESESDQSGDVALPVILVCAMLLLLVIGALSLVFSRQRRKQRRMPQALSQQSGSSVRYRSSVSSQGLYTRELAAENIYQMDDGDIYINIYEP; via the exons ATGAGGATAATCTACAGTGCAGCATGGCTTGTCATCTACCTACTAACAG TCAGTGAATGCGGTACTCTGGTGGTCGGTGTTGAAGGCCAGAATGTGACTCTGCCGTGCAGATATGATGCCTCCTATCATGGAGTTCTTCACatgtgctgggggagaggagcgctTCCATCCTCTGGGTGTGACGACCAAATCCTCTCCAGTGATGGAACAGCAGTAACAAGAACCTCCAGGTATCTGCTGTCTGGAGACCTGAAGCAGGGTGACATCTCCCTGACCATCCTcaacaccacagagagagacgcagggCTGTACGGGTGCAGAGTGGAAATACCAGGCTGGTTCAACGACCTGAAGAGTGAAGTCAGGTTGACCGTGGAGAAAA CCTTTTTGCCAACTACAACCAGGATACCCGACCATGTGACCGTGACACCAGCCAATCACTCGCAAG GTCACATGACTGCCAACTCTACGGAATCACAAGATGTGTCAACAACCCATTCCAGCGAGTCAGAGTCT GATCAGAGTGGAGATGTGGCTTTGCCAGTCATCCTGGTGTGTGCTATGCTGCTTCTCCTGGTCATCGGGGCTCTCAGTCTGGTCTTCTCTC GACAACGAAGGAAACAGCGGAGGATGCCCCAGGCATT atctCAGCAGTCTGGCAGCTCGGTGCGCTACAGGAGCTCAGTGTCCAGCCAGGGTCTGTACACCAGAGAGTTGGCTGCGGAGAACATCTACCAGATGGATGATGGAGACATCTACATCAACATTTACGAGCCTTGA